A single window of Modestobacter italicus DNA harbors:
- a CDS encoding RidA family protein codes for MSVQLINPDGLLEPEGYAHMALTTGARTVYLSGQVARNAAGEPVGAGDLAAQVEQAYSNVATALAAVGGSFADIAKLTVYVVDWAPAKMAELVTGATRVAERLGIDPVRPTTLIGVAALGEPDMLVEVEAVAVLD; via the coding sequence ATGAGCGTGCAGCTGATCAACCCCGACGGACTGCTGGAGCCCGAGGGCTACGCGCACATGGCCCTCACCACCGGTGCCCGGACGGTCTACCTCTCGGGGCAGGTGGCCAGGAACGCCGCCGGCGAGCCGGTCGGCGCCGGCGACCTGGCCGCCCAGGTGGAGCAGGCCTACTCCAACGTGGCGACCGCGCTGGCCGCCGTGGGCGGGTCCTTCGCGGACATCGCCAAGCTGACCGTCTACGTCGTCGACTGGGCCCCCGCCAAGATGGCCGAGCTCGTCACGGGTGCGACCCGCGTCGCCGAACGGCTGGGGATCGACCCGGTGAGGCCGACCACGCTGATCGGTGTGGCGGCCCTCGGCGAGCCGGACATGCTCGTGGAGGTCGAGGCGGTCGCCGTGCTCGACTGA